In Halanaeroarchaeum sp. HSR-CO, one DNA window encodes the following:
- a CDS encoding ABC transporter ATP-binding protein, whose translation MDTAVRLAGITKRFHGVLANDDVDLTVAEGTVHALLGENGAGKTTLMNVLYGLYQPTEGEVHVHGSRRDFDSPRDAIDAGVGMIHQHFMLVEPMTVTENIVLGNEPRKWGGLAIDRDAARDAVVDLSDRYGFDVDPDATIADVSVGVRQRVEILKALYRGAEVLILDEPTAVLTPQEVEDLFDVIDELTDQGKTVIFITHKLGEAMTAADEITVLRDGRNVGTVDAAETDRESLAEMMVGREVLLEVDKRPAAVGDVVLDVDSLSVDDERGVETVSEVSFSIKEGEVFGIAGVDGNGQTELVEAITGLRSPTEGSITLDDAVVTDRHRRERIEAGMAYIPEDRQSRGLVMDFDLVENGILGSQHAPPFASTGRIDWEEASGHATYVVEEYDVRPGDTAADAVSLSGGNQQKFIVGREFEREPRIMIATHPTRGVDIGSTEYIHERILGLREQDTAVLLVSSKLDEVQGLSDRLAVMYEGELMAVVDPSDVSEEELGLLMAGEYPDSIADADHRATVDGGSP comes from the coding sequence ATGGACACAGCCGTTCGACTGGCGGGGATCACGAAACGGTTCCACGGTGTGCTGGCCAACGACGACGTCGACCTGACCGTAGCCGAAGGCACGGTTCACGCACTACTCGGCGAGAACGGTGCTGGCAAGACCACGTTGATGAACGTCCTCTACGGTCTGTATCAGCCCACCGAGGGCGAGGTTCACGTCCACGGGTCGCGACGCGACTTCGATTCCCCACGGGACGCCATCGACGCAGGAGTGGGGATGATCCACCAGCACTTCATGTTGGTCGAACCGATGACCGTCACCGAGAACATCGTGCTCGGGAACGAGCCACGGAAGTGGGGCGGCCTTGCTATCGACCGGGACGCCGCGCGGGACGCGGTCGTCGACCTCAGCGATCGATACGGATTCGACGTGGATCCAGACGCCACCATCGCCGACGTGAGCGTCGGTGTGCGCCAGCGCGTCGAGATTCTGAAAGCACTCTACCGCGGGGCCGAGGTCCTCATCCTCGACGAACCGACCGCCGTGTTGACTCCCCAGGAGGTCGAGGACCTCTTCGACGTCATCGACGAACTCACCGACCAGGGAAAGACGGTCATCTTCATCACCCACAAACTCGGCGAGGCGATGACCGCTGCCGACGAGATCACGGTCCTCCGTGATGGGCGGAATGTGGGGACCGTCGATGCAGCCGAGACGGATCGGGAGTCGCTTGCCGAGATGATGGTCGGTCGCGAGGTTCTCCTCGAAGTCGATAAACGGCCAGCTGCGGTGGGTGACGTCGTGCTCGATGTCGATTCGCTGTCCGTCGACGACGAACGTGGCGTCGAGACGGTCTCCGAGGTCTCCTTTTCGATCAAGGAGGGCGAGGTGTTCGGCATCGCCGGGGTCGACGGCAACGGGCAGACCGAACTGGTCGAGGCCATCACCGGGCTTCGGTCCCCGACGGAGGGGTCGATAACGCTGGACGACGCGGTCGTCACCGACCGCCATCGTCGCGAACGGATCGAAGCGGGGATGGCATACATCCCCGAGGACCGGCAATCACGGGGTCTCGTCATGGATTTCGACCTCGTCGAGAACGGCATCCTCGGCAGTCAGCACGCCCCACCGTTCGCGTCGACCGGTCGCATCGACTGGGAGGAGGCCAGCGGCCACGCCACCTACGTGGTAGAGGAGTACGACGTTCGTCCCGGGGACACCGCCGCGGACGCCGTCTCGTTGTCGGGTGGCAACCAGCAGAAGTTCATCGTCGGGCGGGAGTTCGAGCGCGAGCCCCGAATCATGATCGCGACCCACCCGACGCGGGGGGTCGACATTGGCTCGACCGAGTACATCCACGAACGGATCCTCGGCCTTCGGGAACAGGACACGGCCGTGTTGTTGGTCTCGTCAAAACTCGACGAGGTCCAGGGGCTCTCCGACAGACTCGCCGTCATGTACGAAGGCGAACTCATGGCCGTCGTGGATCCGAGTGACGTCTCAGAGGAGGAACTCGGGCTGTTGATGGCCGGCGAATACCCGGACTCGATAGCAGACGCCGACCACCGGGCCACGGTAGATGGGGGCTCGCCATGA